The following are encoded in a window of Neodiprion pinetum isolate iyNeoPine1 unplaced genomic scaffold, iyNeoPine1.2 ptg000148l, whole genome shotgun sequence genomic DNA:
- the LOC138191361 gene encoding golgin subfamily A member 6-like protein 22: MLRLIREELKIGLEEVKGQGRGIREEVEKIKGEMARREEQWEVERGEMKEMIRDLGKRLEEVEERRGGEMERVKQRLIELEKKSAEGGGERQVQGNAEVAQVTIDRLKEMEWAIERKEREERRGNIVLRGARLEKGREKEELKKILQLIGVEVEVKDMWEVGAKKGGEKGIWIARLGNREQKRQVMGRKSLLKGREERIDEDLTWAERRMKWKLREIAAIEERRENRVRIGYAKIWIEGKMWKWDEIGEVLRDGTGRAREGRQREGRGKVAESDRERSASEERQEGSIEAQGRVRRERQSGKWVVGGDRGRWEGK; the protein is encoded by the coding sequence ATGTTAAGGTTGATTAGGGAAGAGCTAAAGATAGGTCTAGAGGAGGTcaaagggcagggaagggggatcAGGGAAGAAGTGGAAAAGATTAAAGGCGAAATGGCTAGAAGGGAAGAGCAGTGGGAAGTAGAGAGGGGGGAGATGAAGGAAATGATAAGGGATCTAGGTAAAAGACTAGAAGAGGTAGAAGAGCGGAGAGGGGGTGAGATGGAAAGGGTAAAGCAGAGGCTGATAGAATTAGAAAAGAAGAGTGCAGAAGGAGGGGGAGAAAGGCAGGTACAGGGAAATGCGGAAGTGGCGCAGGTAACAATAGATAGATTAAAAGAGATGGAGTGGGCCATAGAGAGGAAGGAAAGGGAAGAAAGAAGGGGAAATATAGTATTGAGAGGAGCGAGACTTGAGAagggaagagaaaaggaagagttgaaaaagattttgcaGCTGATAGGGGTAGAGGTTGAGGTAAAGGATATGTGGGAGGTAGGCGCGAAAAAGGGGGGAGAAAAGGGGATATGGATAGCAAGACTAGGAAATAGGGAGCAAAAGAGGCAGGTAATGGGAAGAAAAAGCCTACTCaaagggagggaggagagaaTAGACGAGGATCTCACCTGGGCAGAGAGAAGAATGAAATGGAAGTTGAGGGAGATAGCAGCTATTGAGGAGAGAAGGGAAAACAGAGTAAGAATAGGGTATGCAAAGATCTGGATAGAAGGGAAAATGTGGAAGTGGGATGAGATAGGAGAAGTGCTTAGGGATGGTACAGGGAGAGCGAGGGAAGGGCGGcaaagggaggggaggggaaaagTGGCGGAAAGCGATAGGGAAAGGTCAGCAAGCGAGGAAAGACAAGAGGGAAGTATAGAAGCACAGGGAAGGGTACGTAGGGAAAGGCAGTCGGGGAAATGGGTAGTGGGAGGGGACAGAGGCAGGTGGGAAGGGAAATaa